The window AATGACAAAAAGGAAATAAGAATGCGTTTAAATAAAATTGTTAAGGGTATGGTAGTTGCAGCACCAATGATGATCCTAGCCGCTTGTGGTTCTACATCAACTACAGATGCTGATTATCAAGAAACACAACAAGTAACACCAACAGATACAACAGTACAAACTGGTTCGCTAAAAAAAGATGTATCACCTGCTGAAAAGATGCGCCTTCAGCTAGCTGCTTTACGTCAAGAACATATCATTTATTTTGATTTTGATACTTCTGCTGTATCAAATCAATTTGCTTCATTGCTAGAAGCTCACGCAACATACTTGCGTGCACATCCAAGTACTGCATTAGTGATTGAAGGGCATGCTGATGAACGTGGTACGCCAGAATACAATATCGCTTTAGGTGAGC is drawn from Gammaproteobacteria bacterium and contains these coding sequences:
- the pal gene encoding peptidoglycan-associated lipoprotein Pal, with amino-acid sequence MRLNKIVKGMVVAAPMMILAACGSTSTTDADYQETQQVTPTDTTVQTGSLKKDVSPAEKMRLQLAALRQEHIIYFDFDTSAVSNQFASLLEAHATYLRAHPSTALVIEGHADERGTPEYNIALGERRAQAVARYLESLGVSAGQIELVSYGEEKPLDSSRTDAGFAQNRRAVLVY